Below is a genomic region from Venturia canescens isolate UGA chromosome 1, ASM1945775v1, whole genome shotgun sequence.
tcacGGGATCACTAGAtcggaaaaaattctcaatttttattaatcagGGGACATTTGTGATATGCAATAATTGACTTAAAtaattcaaacatttttctataccTAGAAACTATAAGAGGAAGAAGTATATCAattcaattgttttcaaatttgtATGGAGTGATTTTTCCTCTTAGCCTGTAGATGACACATGCTCCAGTACTTTAATAATTGCATACATACATGTCCATATCTGCTGCTTGTTGCAATTCTTGATGTATGAGGAATGAATTCGATGTCTGAAATCCACAGGCGTACTTTGAGTTTCAGCCAGTCAtgctgataattttttttcttcaaaaactctcattaatttatcgaaataaaaaaattacagctTGTGTTCTTTGTCTCCTGTGGCAATGATATTTCTATTTACGGGAGATTGTCTcattcttttcaaattttcacctgTTTCCATTGACAGTTCGTTTTCATCTTCGAAAATCCATAATTTTAAGTGATCTGATTCTACAGCAGTTATGATGGTGCTGAAGTTAGTAACAAAGTAGTTTCTATAAGTATTAATCAACGTTTTGAGCTACTTACTCATCACATCGTGCGAGTCCTTTGATATTTCCTTGACTAATGTCGCAAACGAACGAGATTGCAAAGGCACCATTCTGCGTATCGTAAATTTGaacactcaaattttcaggaaaCGAATCATTGAAATGCACTGTTACAATTGCCAGAGGAttactattttattttcatggcGAATTACTTCTTTGCATGTAAAATATGATATAACGGGACAGCCTTACCCTCTGGCATGATTTCTGGTTTCACAGAAGTTTGTCAGAGGGCTACGGGCGGAGCGCTCTCGCGTCAGCGGAGCACCGCTCATACCACAATAAAGCTCCCAGCTCCCAACCTTTTCTTCTCGTATCTCCTTCTTGCTCCTCGTCCTTAGTTCTGCAAAAATTGTATCAAACAAAGAAGTAACAGGCCTATCTACCTCTTATTATTATATACAACAAGATTGCTTATCGCAATACGCTTTAGCGAGGCTATGCCCTGATGCCTGATCAGCCCGATCGATAAAGCAATGATGAACAGTGAGCACTGGATGCTGCATACCCGATGAAAGTATCCGTTCTCTTGAAAGTCAAGTTCAAGCAAAGCTTCTAGGATTGCAAGATCGAGAAATCTGAAGGCTTTCTCACTCCAGGTTTTTACCTGGAGTTTCTATAAGTATTCAATAATGTAGTCAATTACCCAACAACAAACGTGTAACAACAACAAACGCCACaaataatgtataattttaatagatgatcataatttattcaacggttcggtacatacaattttgtgtattgataattatggcaattaaggagtttcggtacaaaagtttaaatattaagaaattgatcaaacttggtgataatgttgttcaacatcaagtgcaaaaacacaatttttttcaaaattttcttctacttagttatcgagtaattacgcattaaagcaaatttcttatgcccggaatgtatacctatatatatgaaaacgctatgcttatacacgtaaactttagtgatcaattactcgataactgtgtagaagaaaaatcttaaaaaatttgtattgccaaatttggcactaaagaatatgttcaccaaattttataaaattctaaactatttgaaattttttatgtttttagcatggtttagcatggcaacattgtattgcctgtaccgaaactccttaatcggtgaatatttacgaatggattttggataattcgttcggtttgttttcgttcttcaCGTGTCTACGTTTCACGCGTTTACGCTTGGTCGTGTTTGGACTATTCGCTACGTAGCGTAGTAGCAGAGCGGAGTGGGGATAGAGGCGTTCGGTCAGCCAGCGGGAGAAAGGGGAGACGGGCGGACACCGGGCTGAGCTCGAGACAGGGGAGAGAGGCGCAGTCGCAGCATGATTCGCTTCACTCACGCCGCTCGGCGCGCCCAGGGAGGGGGAGCTCCGGCCTGAGGGCTGGACAGAAGACAGGAGAGAGGCACAACACGTTTCGCTTTTCGCTTCACTCACCGCCCGGCGGACGTAGGGTGAGGACTGGCGTGGAACGTGAGTGTGCTGTTATCGATACGCATTGTACATTCCAGTGCATTGAGAAAACGGGGCACGAAATACGACACGTGGAATCCTACTTTATCCtgaatgactaaaataatcttttttacgatttaatttttttcaattaattgataaacaaataaaatagaaaccaataaaaattggtagcggtcataattttatcaattattgtaactttaacagttatttcataattttaacaGTAAATTCAATCTCGCTGAAGCAACTGATCGGTCatctaaattacaaaataaaagaacttaagatcgtgcgaatcgataaaagacacgaaaacacaacgtaacgaatattaaaattgaaatttaataaaaaataacgattcgCCCCTtgtcaatatacattttttttctttaatttctgagattcctttttttgatgcAACTATAGATAAGCCGATAGGGAAGTCCTCGCACTcaatgttattattat
It encodes:
- the LOC122418194 gene encoding uncharacterized protein isoform X2; this translates as MPEVHFNDSFPENLSVQIYDTQNGAFAISFVCDISQGNIKGLARCDEHRIHSSYIKNCNKQQIWTCMYAIIKVLEHVSSTG
- the LOC122418194 gene encoding uncharacterized protein isoform X1 — translated: MVPLQSRSFATLVKEISKDSHDVMKSDHLKLWIFEDENELSMETGENLKRMRQSPVNRNIIATGDKEHKLHRIHSSYIKNCNKQQIWTCMYAIIKVLEHVSSTG